A single Brevundimonas sp. M20 DNA region contains:
- a CDS encoding beta-ketoacyl synthase N-terminal-like domain-containing protein — MTEVLIHALGDYYAPVEDIPPDLRALLTAETGKPVRRIGRFIQSALIGAARCVGAETPPAETAVYMASRRGDLEVTLEVMEPLFKHGEPPKPLSFINTVSNAACFYVARHFGLHGRSCFLSNTHFSFETALQLALLDIETGLVSSALVGSVDIATGPMEVHRRRLRLEDGTPVAEASHWLWLRADGQGPSALRSVDFFADRAALSDWLAKQTLDPARTVFNRGQYLPSDEVAGVMREAGLSRLTDAADGRACYDSQSVGALGDFIRDGDAEVLLQVNANDSGGYAAILLEVRRG, encoded by the coding sequence ATGACTGAAGTCCTGATCCACGCCCTGGGCGACTATTACGCCCCCGTCGAAGACATCCCGCCGGACCTGCGCGCCCTGCTGACCGCCGAAACCGGCAAGCCGGTGCGTCGGATCGGCCGCTTCATCCAGTCGGCCCTGATCGGCGCCGCCCGCTGCGTCGGCGCGGAGACCCCGCCTGCCGAAACCGCCGTCTACATGGCTTCGCGCCGGGGCGATCTGGAGGTGACGCTGGAAGTGATGGAGCCGCTGTTCAAACACGGCGAACCGCCCAAGCCGCTCAGCTTCATCAACACGGTGTCGAACGCCGCCTGCTTCTACGTCGCGCGCCATTTCGGCCTGCATGGACGCAGCTGCTTCCTCAGCAACACCCACTTCAGCTTCGAGACGGCGCTTCAGCTGGCCCTGCTGGATATCGAGACGGGGCTGGTCAGCTCGGCGCTGGTCGGTTCGGTCGATATCGCCACGGGGCCGATGGAGGTGCACCGCCGCCGCCTGCGACTGGAGGACGGCACGCCGGTCGCCGAGGCCAGTCACTGGCTCTGGCTCCGCGCGGACGGACAGGGGCCGTCAGCCCTGCGTTCGGTCGACTTCTTCGCGGACCGCGCGGCCCTGTCCGACTGGCTGGCGAAACAGACGCTGGACCCGGCGCGCACCGTCTTCAACCGCGGCCAGTATCTGCCGTCGGATGAGGTCGCGGGCGTGATGCGTGAGGCGGGGCTGAGCCGCCTGACCGACGCCGCCGACGGCCGCGCCTGCTACGACAGCCAGAGCGTCGGCGCCCTGGGCGACTTCATCCGCGACGGCGACGCCGAGGTGCTGCTTCAGGTCAACGCCAACGACAGCGGCGGCTATGCGGCCATCCTGCTGGAGGTCCGGCGCGGTTAA
- a CDS encoding beta-ketoacyl synthase N-terminal-like domain-containing protein gives MSRSYFVGAGLHTCLGQDVAANVAALFAPPPDAASVPLEAGGLRAVVPALLLKDRPLVDIENRLESVLEAVCAEAIEAAGLTAAERADTILLLGSSSVDISRSEAIYQRELAEGLDAHPLTHNNNLGRLAERLRRRFGLGGPDYTVSTACTASANALIYGDALIRSGRAGHALVVSSESLNIITAMGFQGLNLLSKTGTMKPFDSARGGLVPGEGCGAVVVSGGKRRGNGAGALASSGFHLRGAANLCDIFGMSAANPDGSTVLEVIQRALDSAGVEAGRIAGIKTHGTASLLNDEAEAAGMARAFGTVPPLCALKPFIGHTFGACGLNELILFCALLEQGYFPAVPGVCAEPGELGISLFQTPQPMAPGVFMLNYFGFGGNNTSLVIANVDD, from the coding sequence ATGAGCCGGAGCTATTTCGTCGGGGCGGGGCTCCACACCTGCCTTGGACAGGACGTCGCCGCCAATGTCGCGGCCCTGTTCGCGCCACCCCCGGACGCCGCGTCCGTCCCGCTTGAGGCGGGCGGACTGCGCGCGGTCGTGCCCGCCCTGCTGCTCAAGGATCGACCGCTCGTCGATATCGAAAACCGGCTAGAATCGGTGTTGGAGGCCGTTTGCGCCGAGGCGATCGAGGCCGCCGGCCTCACCGCCGCGGAGCGCGCCGACACGATCCTTCTGCTCGGTTCGTCGTCGGTCGATATCTCGCGGTCCGAGGCGATCTATCAACGCGAACTGGCTGAAGGGCTGGACGCCCATCCGTTGACCCACAACAACAACCTCGGCCGTCTGGCCGAGCGGCTGCGTCGCCGTTTCGGTCTGGGCGGCCCGGACTACACCGTTTCGACCGCCTGCACGGCCAGCGCCAACGCCCTGATCTACGGCGACGCCCTGATCCGCAGCGGCCGGGCCGGACATGCGTTGGTGGTCAGTTCCGAGAGCCTGAACATCATCACGGCCATGGGCTTCCAGGGACTGAACCTGCTGTCGAAGACCGGCACGATGAAGCCGTTTGACAGCGCGCGCGGCGGACTGGTTCCCGGCGAGGGCTGCGGCGCGGTGGTGGTCAGCGGCGGCAAGCGGCGGGGGAACGGGGCGGGGGCCTTGGCGAGCTCGGGCTTCCACCTGCGCGGCGCCGCCAACCTTTGCGACATCTTCGGCATGTCCGCCGCCAACCCGGACGGCAGCACCGTGCTTGAGGTCATCCAGCGCGCCCTCGACTCGGCGGGCGTCGAGGCCGGACGCATCGCGGGCATCAAGACCCACGGCACCGCAAGCCTGCTGAATGACGAGGCCGAGGCCGCCGGCATGGCCCGCGCCTTCGGGACCGTGCCGCCGCTCTGCGCGCTCAAGCCCTTCATCGGCCACACCTTCGGCGCCTGCGGCCTGAATGAACTGATCCTGTTCTGCGCCCTGCTGGAGCAGGGGTATTTCCCGGCCGTCCCGGGCGTCTGCGCCGAGCCGGGCGAACTGGGGATCAGCCTGTTCCAGACCCCGCAGCCCATGGCGCCGGGCGTCTTCATGCTCAACTATTTCGGCTTCGGCGGAAACAACACCTCGCTCGTGATCGCGAACGTCGATGACTGA
- a CDS encoding phosphopantetheine-binding protein, whose amino-acid sequence MTSPMDHNELVEALKRLIIEECDKDIDPADMPVDEPLMGGSLDLDSLDALQVSLAIQKQYGVRIEGGPDGRKAFASINALADFIIAAKAAPPA is encoded by the coding sequence ATGACAAGCCCGATGGACCACAACGAACTGGTCGAGGCGCTGAAACGCCTCATCATCGAAGAGTGCGACAAGGATATCGACCCCGCCGACATGCCGGTCGATGAACCGCTGATGGGCGGATCACTGGATCTCGATTCGCTCGACGCACTCCAGGTCAGTCTGGCGATTCAAAAGCAGTACGGCGTGCGGATCGAGGGCGGGCCGGACGGACGCAAGGCCTTCGCCAGTATCAATGCGCTGGCTGACTTCATTATCGCCGCCAAGGCCGCGCCGCCCGCATGA
- a CDS encoding ABC transporter permease translates to MKRSALMASFVKELRLLSRDIHGLALLFILPLTFILIMSLALQDMFETRGGAGVAVLFVNRDGQEQSRDFIDRLKANDAFDLRAVSVQPGPEAAKALLRTEDAAFLLDVGAGYETRIAELSSDDPSPLVTVTTAADTNRQIEKIFVAAVNEAVGRQRSERILERVGYPMPENEKRGTGGRVAVNYAYADAGHDAAPSSVQQSVPAWLVFALFFVAVPFSNSFIRERQVGAQRRLRTTNIGPLAQFFGKLIPYFGINQLQVVLMLAAGVWLVPLLGGDALRINGSLPALIALSAALSIAALGLALLIAVSARTTEQATLLAGLGSIVLAAIGGVMVPKFVMPEVMQRIAELSPMSWGVDGFLALLLNGGDVVDILPELFKLTAFGAVAMVLALVRFRLRE, encoded by the coding sequence ATGAAGCGCTCCGCCCTGATGGCGTCCTTCGTCAAGGAATTGCGGTTGCTGTCGCGGGATATCCACGGCCTCGCGCTGCTGTTCATCCTGCCCCTGACCTTCATCCTGATCATGTCTCTGGCGCTTCAGGACATGTTCGAGACGCGCGGCGGCGCGGGCGTCGCCGTGTTGTTCGTCAATCGGGACGGCCAGGAACAGTCACGGGACTTCATCGACCGGCTGAAGGCCAACGACGCCTTCGACCTGCGCGCCGTGTCGGTCCAGCCGGGACCGGAGGCCGCCAAGGCCCTGCTCCGGACCGAGGACGCGGCCTTCCTGCTGGACGTCGGGGCGGGCTACGAGACCCGCATCGCCGAGCTGTCGTCGGACGATCCGTCCCCGCTGGTCACTGTCACCACCGCCGCCGACACCAATCGCCAGATCGAGAAAATCTTCGTCGCCGCCGTGAACGAGGCCGTCGGCCGCCAGCGCTCCGAACGCATCCTCGAACGCGTCGGCTACCCCATGCCGGAGAACGAGAAGCGCGGGACCGGCGGGCGGGTCGCGGTCAACTACGCCTACGCCGATGCGGGCCATGACGCCGCGCCCAGTTCGGTCCAGCAGAGCGTCCCGGCATGGCTGGTGTTCGCCCTGTTCTTCGTCGCCGTGCCCTTCTCCAACAGCTTCATCCGTGAGCGTCAGGTCGGCGCCCAACGCCGGCTCCGGACGACCAACATCGGCCCGCTGGCCCAGTTCTTCGGCAAGCTGATCCCCTATTTCGGCATCAACCAGCTTCAGGTCGTCCTGATGCTCGCCGCGGGGGTCTGGCTGGTGCCGCTGCTGGGCGGTGATGCGCTCAGGATCAACGGCTCCCTCCCGGCCCTGATCGCCCTGTCGGCGGCGCTCAGTATCGCCGCGCTGGGCCTGGCCTTGCTGATCGCGGTCAGCGCCCGGACGACCGAGCAGGCGACCCTTCTGGCCGGTCTGGGCAGCATCGTTCTGGCCGCCATCGGTGGGGTGATGGTGCCCAAATTCGTCATGCCCGAGGTGATGCAGCGCATCGCCGAGCTGTCGCCCATGTCGTGGGGCGTCGACGGTTTCCTGGCTCTGCTGCTGAACGGCGGCGACGTCGTGGACATTCTGCCTGAACTCTTCAAACTGACCGCCTTCGGGGCGGTCGCCATGGTCCTGGCCCTGGTCCGTTTCCGCCTTCGAGAGTGA
- a CDS encoding ABC transporter ATP-binding protein encodes MSDLFYRHRGADRDALSDVSFTVRRGGCFGLLGPNGAGKSTMFGLLTGLLAPQKGEIRIDGLSIRRDLKAVRQIGALAPQNLAFYPDLTARENLSFFAGACRLSSAVWRERFAAAVETCQLQDLLDRRAETFSGGEKRRLNLAIALLNAPRVLYLDEPTVGIDARSRQTIIEAIAALKAEGVTVIYTSHYMEEVEALCDHLAIIDRGRVLAIGSKAEVLTRYAHGALEVRLLSPVSAQGRAILSEGGVVWADDLTLTLPVSDAAGPAGAFALLARAEAQVAQAAYGVARLEKAYLAILDQGAAS; translated from the coding sequence GTGTCCGACCTTTTCTACCGGCATCGCGGTGCGGATCGCGACGCCCTGTCCGACGTCTCGTTCACGGTGCGGCGGGGCGGCTGCTTCGGCCTGCTGGGGCCGAACGGCGCGGGCAAGAGCACGATGTTCGGCCTGCTGACCGGCCTGTTGGCTCCACAGAAGGGCGAGATCAGGATCGACGGCCTGTCGATCCGCCGCGATCTCAAGGCGGTGCGCCAGATCGGCGCCTTGGCGCCACAGAATCTGGCCTTCTATCCGGACCTCACGGCGCGCGAGAACCTGTCCTTCTTCGCCGGCGCCTGTCGCCTGTCCAGCGCCGTCTGGCGCGAGCGCTTCGCCGCGGCCGTCGAGACCTGTCAATTGCAGGACCTGCTGGATCGCCGCGCTGAAACCTTCTCGGGCGGGGAGAAGCGGCGGCTCAATCTGGCCATCGCCCTGCTGAACGCGCCGCGCGTGCTCTATCTCGATGAACCCACCGTCGGCATCGACGCGCGTTCGCGCCAGACCATCATTGAGGCCATCGCCGCGCTGAAGGCGGAGGGCGTGACCGTCATCTACACCTCTCACTACATGGAGGAGGTCGAGGCGCTGTGTGACCACCTCGCGATCATCGACCGCGGGCGGGTGCTGGCCATCGGCTCGAAGGCGGAGGTGCTGACCCGCTACGCCCACGGCGCGCTCGAAGTCCGGCTCCTGTCGCCGGTGTCGGCGCAGGGCAGGGCGATCCTGTCGGAGGGCGGCGTCGTCTGGGCTGATGATCTGACGCTGACCCTGCCGGTGTCCGACGCGGCCGGTCCCGCCGGGGCCTTCGCCCTGCTGGCCCGCGCTGAGGCGCAGGTCGCACAGGCCGCCTATGGCGTGGCCCGGCTCGAGAAGGCCTATCTGGCGATCCTCGATCAGGGAGCGGCGTCATGA
- the hutH gene encoding histidine ammonia-lyase, whose amino-acid sequence MTVHEVWSLSRREADARLSEAALERVARSSNHIDTLLARDGEIYGVTTGYGDSCTTQIPAELVAALPLHLTRFHGVGMGRFLNPEETRAVMAVRLAALLRGWSGISTDLATLLTDMLRHDILPLIPAEGSVGASGDLTPLSYIAGSLIGERDVLYKGQVMTASEAFAQTGLKPIVLRPKEGLAVMNGTSVMTGLAALALHRAEGLARLSARLTAMATIGLLGNPKHFDPRLSLAKPHSGQGRFAARVAEDLAPFAELHAPTRLQDRYSIRCAPHVVGVLEDMIEPFRQMIEIEINSANDNPLFDPETGDVLHGGHFYGGHIAFAMDSLKNLVANVADLLDRQFALLADVRSNNGLPPNLSGATGARAAINHGLKALQIGVSAWTAEALKGTMPASVFSRSTECHNQDKVSMGTIAARDALRVLELTEQVAAAHMVACGQALRLRLKSGEITEDMIGPGMAALVEAVPFIEEDTPLDRRLVALTARIAERDIPLDWAEDAGTKA is encoded by the coding sequence TTGACCGTACACGAGGTCTGGTCCCTCTCCCGGCGCGAGGCGGACGCGCGCCTGAGCGAGGCTGCGCTGGAGCGGGTCGCCCGCTCGTCGAACCACATCGACACCCTGCTGGCGCGGGATGGTGAAATCTATGGCGTGACCACCGGCTACGGCGACAGCTGCACGACGCAAATCCCCGCCGAACTGGTCGCCGCACTGCCCCTGCACCTGACGCGTTTCCACGGCGTCGGCATGGGCCGCTTCCTGAATCCGGAAGAGACCCGCGCTGTTATGGCGGTGCGTCTGGCCGCCCTGCTGCGCGGCTGGTCGGGCATCTCGACCGATCTGGCGACTCTGCTGACCGACATGCTGCGCCACGACATCCTGCCGCTGATCCCGGCGGAAGGTTCGGTCGGCGCCAGTGGCGACCTGACGCCGCTCAGCTATATCGCCGGTTCGCTGATCGGCGAGCGGGACGTGCTGTACAAGGGTCAGGTGATGACCGCGTCGGAGGCCTTCGCCCAGACCGGCCTGAAGCCCATCGTCCTGCGGCCCAAGGAAGGGCTGGCGGTGATGAACGGGACGTCGGTGATGACCGGTCTGGCCGCGCTGGCCCTGCATCGCGCCGAAGGACTGGCGCGCCTGTCGGCCCGCCTGACCGCCATGGCGACCATCGGCCTGCTGGGCAATCCGAAGCATTTCGATCCGCGCCTGTCGCTGGCCAAGCCGCACAGCGGTCAGGGCCGGTTCGCCGCGCGCGTGGCCGAGGACCTGGCGCCGTTCGCGGAACTTCACGCGCCGACCCGTTTGCAGGACCGCTATTCGATCCGCTGCGCGCCGCACGTCGTCGGCGTGCTGGAGGACATGATCGAGCCGTTCCGCCAGATGATCGAGATCGAGATCAACAGCGCCAACGACAACCCGCTGTTCGACCCCGAGACTGGCGACGTTCTGCACGGCGGCCACTTCTACGGCGGCCATATCGCCTTCGCGATGGACAGCCTGAAGAACCTCGTGGCCAACGTGGCGGACCTGCTGGACCGTCAGTTCGCCCTGCTGGCCGATGTACGCAGCAACAACGGCCTGCCGCCCAACCTGTCGGGCGCGACCGGCGCCCGCGCCGCGATCAACCACGGCCTGAAGGCGCTGCAGATCGGCGTGTCCGCCTGGACCGCCGAGGCGCTGAAGGGCACCATGCCCGCCAGCGTCTTCTCGCGCTCCACCGAGTGTCACAACCAGGACAAGGTCTCGATGGGCACCATCGCCGCGCGCGACGCCCTGCGGGTGCTGGAGCTGACCGAACAGGTCGCCGCCGCCCACATGGTCGCCTGCGGGCAGGCCCTGCGCCTGCGTCTGAAGTCCGGCGAGATCACCGAGGACATGATCGGCCCCGGCATGGCCGCTCTTGTCGAGGCGGTTCCCTTTATCGAGGAAGACACGCCGCTGGACCGCCGACTGGTCGCCCTGACCGCCCGGATCGCCGAGCGCGACATCCCGCTCGACTGGGCGGAGGACGCGGGAACGAAGGCGTGA
- a CDS encoding thioesterase family protein: protein MKTIVSASASAVPQFFDLDPMNIVWHGNYPRFLELGRVAVMERIGYSYEEMVESGFAWPIIDLRMRYIRPMRLNQPVKITAGIVEWESILRITYLVQNEATGERVMRASSSQVALRINTQEMLWVTPPVLRARLEPFLSPAG from the coding sequence GTGAAAACCATCGTCAGCGCATCGGCGTCCGCGGTCCCGCAGTTCTTCGACCTCGACCCGATGAACATCGTCTGGCACGGCAACTACCCCCGGTTCCTCGAACTCGGTCGTGTTGCCGTGATGGAGCGGATTGGGTACAGCTATGAGGAGATGGTCGAGAGCGGGTTCGCTTGGCCGATCATTGACTTACGGATGCGATATATTCGGCCGATGCGGCTGAATCAGCCGGTGAAGATCACCGCAGGGATTGTCGAATGGGAGAGCATACTTCGGATCACCTATCTGGTTCAGAACGAGGCAACCGGAGAGAGGGTGATGCGAGCCAGTTCGTCCCAGGTCGCGTTGCGCATCAACACGCAGGAAATGCTCTGGGTTACGCCGCCCGTGTTGCGGGCGCGCTTGGAGCCGTTCTTGTCGCCGGCTGGCTGA
- a CDS encoding LolA-related protein, with protein MRAPLVSRGQARITDNRVDWHVTDPLDVRTVITPSGVTQSVENGPAQRMGAQGGEAFLSTGLLDLLSGDIAAMRRHYNITRRPAGPGGSWRLRLTPRAPALARQLSSIDISGCERVNSVEVLQANGDRMQIALTPARR; from the coding sequence GTGCGCGCGCCGCTGGTGTCGCGCGGTCAGGCCCGGATCACCGACAACCGCGTCGACTGGCACGTCACCGACCCGCTGGACGTCCGCACCGTCATCACGCCGTCCGGCGTGACCCAGTCGGTCGAGAACGGGCCGGCCCAGCGCATGGGAGCCCAGGGCGGTGAAGCCTTCCTGTCGACCGGCCTGCTGGACCTGCTGTCGGGCGACATCGCGGCCATGCGCCGTCACTACAACATCACCCGCCGTCCGGCGGGACCGGGCGGCAGCTGGCGTCTGCGCCTGACGCCGCGCGCCCCGGCGCTGGCCCGTCAGCTTTCGTCCATCGACATCTCGGGCTGCGAACGGGTCAACTCCGTCGAGGTGCTGCAGGCCAACGGCGACCGTATGCAAATCGCGCTTACCCCGGCCCGGAGATAA
- a CDS encoding MMPL family transporter: protein MFRIGAAVLCALWCLVACVSIGLRVQQPNAFDVDIQNLLPRTALEPVIRAAVADAGTTASQRVAVLVSAEDPARAQEAAADLERSFVAAGFAPDHAQGEALGRWMFANRNQLSCSADPASFDAAAVERRSQVLLYSPLAPVSGGMLEKDPFLLTLQLAECLAPPSGGQIGDSVLVSGVLTASAYRIDVQDRIAETFTGWQGRWPGVEASRAGVVFFAEDAAKQTRNEMALITGISGVVILALLLACFRRPHAILGTFAVTTAGAAGSLGAAFLFFPSVHVLVFVFGSALIGVTSDYALHYLATGPQTGWASRKERLKVIRRPLAVCALSTSLGFAGLGLFGVEVFNQVAVFSVAGILTAWWFTMTLLPYLDPKPRKNAEKLTAWWNWLERPFLAFRWKRAYSVVGLLIVLGAVGAGVVRFNVLDDVRQFQPRSAQLSAEEAKVREAVGFSSSPQFLLSFGADAQEARRREEARLAGWPADAARDVLAVSRFDPSNARRAENEARLRTELFEPRLAARAQDLGLTTVDAFATTVPAPALPPLIANLEGSAGGLHYLVAPLGPTAVNQPKEDREGSRVVDPTARYTQAFATFRGLAAGAVLATFAACAVLVLVLYRTWRALAILAAPTVGVLMAVALPSALGMPVSFFSVAALFVVIGVGIDHSVFLFEAKETDGESKELVVFLAGLTTILSMGLLGLSGTFPVASFGIAVAVGVTAAYLCSFVPIKVRGKLAHANKQD, encoded by the coding sequence TTGTTCCGGATCGGGGCGGCGGTTCTTTGTGCGCTGTGGTGCCTCGTCGCCTGCGTTTCGATCGGCCTGCGCGTGCAGCAGCCCAACGCCTTCGACGTCGACATCCAGAACCTGCTGCCGCGCACCGCGCTTGAACCCGTCATCCGGGCGGCCGTCGCCGACGCCGGAACCACGGCCTCGCAGCGGGTCGCCGTGCTGGTATCGGCCGAAGACCCGGCCCGCGCGCAGGAAGCCGCCGCCGATCTGGAGCGCAGCTTCGTCGCCGCCGGTTTCGCGCCGGACCACGCCCAGGGCGAGGCGCTGGGCCGCTGGATGTTCGCCAACCGCAACCAGCTGTCGTGCAGCGCCGACCCGGCGAGCTTCGACGCGGCGGCGGTCGAGCGGCGGTCGCAGGTTCTGCTCTATTCCCCCCTGGCCCCGGTCTCGGGCGGCATGCTGGAGAAGGACCCGTTCCTTCTGACCCTGCAACTGGCCGAATGCCTTGCGCCGCCTTCGGGCGGACAGATCGGGGACTCGGTTCTGGTGTCCGGCGTGCTGACCGCGTCGGCCTACCGCATCGACGTACAGGACCGGATCGCCGAGACCTTCACCGGCTGGCAGGGCCGCTGGCCGGGCGTCGAGGCGTCGCGCGCCGGGGTCGTCTTCTTCGCCGAGGACGCGGCCAAGCAGACCCGCAACGAGATGGCCCTGATCACCGGGATCTCCGGCGTGGTCATCCTCGCCCTGCTGCTGGCCTGTTTCCGGCGGCCGCACGCGATTCTGGGCACCTTCGCCGTGACGACCGCGGGCGCCGCGGGGTCGCTGGGCGCCGCCTTCCTGTTCTTCCCCAGCGTTCATGTGCTGGTCTTCGTCTTCGGCTCGGCCCTGATCGGGGTCACGTCCGACTATGCGCTGCACTACCTCGCCACCGGTCCGCAGACAGGCTGGGCCAGCCGTAAGGAACGGCTGAAGGTCATCCGTCGTCCGCTGGCCGTCTGTGCGCTGAGCACCTCGCTGGGCTTCGCCGGGCTGGGCCTGTTCGGCGTCGAGGTCTTCAATCAGGTGGCGGTCTTCTCGGTGGCGGGCATCCTGACGGCCTGGTGGTTCACCATGACCCTCCTGCCGTACCTCGATCCGAAGCCGAGGAAGAACGCCGAAAAGCTGACGGCCTGGTGGAACTGGCTGGAGCGCCCGTTCCTCGCCTTCCGCTGGAAGCGCGCCTATTCGGTCGTCGGCCTGCTGATCGTGCTGGGCGCCGTCGGCGCGGGCGTGGTGCGCTTCAACGTGCTGGACGACGTGCGCCAGTTCCAGCCGCGATCGGCCCAGCTGTCCGCCGAGGAGGCGAAGGTGCGCGAAGCCGTGGGCTTCAGCTCCTCGCCTCAGTTCCTGTTGTCCTTCGGCGCCGACGCACAGGAGGCTCGACGTCGCGAGGAAGCCCGGCTGGCCGGCTGGCCGGCGGATGCGGCCCGCGATGTGCTCGCGGTCAGCCGCTTCGACCCGTCGAACGCACGGCGCGCCGAAAACGAAGCGCGCCTGCGCACGGAACTGTTCGAGCCCCGCCTCGCCGCCCGGGCGCAGGATCTGGGCCTGACAACGGTTGATGCGTTCGCCACGACCGTTCCCGCCCCTGCCCTGCCGCCGCTGATCGCCAATCTGGAAGGCTCGGCCGGCGGACTGCACTATCTCGTGGCGCCGCTGGGGCCGACGGCCGTGAACCAGCCGAAGGAAGACCGTGAAGGCTCACGCGTGGTCGACCCGACGGCGCGCTACACCCAGGCCTTCGCCACCTTCCGCGGACTGGCGGCGGGCGCGGTGCTGGCGACGTTCGCCGCCTGCGCGGTTCTGGTTCTGGTGCTGTACCGGACCTGGCGCGCGCTCGCTATTCTGGCCGCGCCGACCGTCGGCGTGCTGATGGCGGTTGCCCTGCCCTCGGCGCTGGGCATGCCGGTGTCCTTCTTCTCGGTCGCGGCGCTGTTCGTCGTCATCGGCGTGGGCATCGACCATTCGGTCTTCCTGTTCGAGGCGAAAGAGACCGACGGGGAGTCAAAGGAGCTCGTGGTCTTCCTTGCCGGCTTGACCACCATCCTTTCGATGGGGCTTCTGGGGCTGAGCGGGACCTTCCCGGTCGCCAGTTTCGGGATCGCGGTCGCCGTCGGGGTGACTGCCGCGTACCTGTGTTCATTCGTGCCGATCAAAGTGAGGGGGAAGTTGGCTCATGCAAACAAGCAGGACTGA
- a CDS encoding NAD(P)/FAD-dependent oxidoreductase codes for MIIGAGPAGSLAAALLARKGHKVEMIERTHFPRFSIGESLLAQSLEFLGDAGLLEDIEAHGFQFKDGVVFERAGVTTPIYFPDKSAPGRSTTFQVMRSEFDDLLAKGAVKQGATASFGQEVIAFESDDDGAVVTVRDEAGETRRIEARFVLDASGFGRTLSKLCDLETPSDFPTRRAVFGQVKDNITAPHFDRNKILVTIHPENPVIWYWLIPLANGISSVGVVGPQDDIEAAGATDHERLWNLIAKVPHKQDILKDAEVYRPAATIVGYACNVKSLHGPSFALLGNAAEFLDPVFSSGVTIAFKSATLAAGLVDRQLKGETIDWQEEFSRELYVGIDTFRECVDAWYTGALQTIIFNRPKEMNDITRQLTSVLAGYAWDRSNIFVKSPKRTMRTVEQWCLA; via the coding sequence TTGATCATCGGGGCCGGGCCTGCGGGCTCGCTCGCCGCAGCGCTTCTGGCCCGCAAGGGCCATAAGGTCGAGATGATCGAGCGCACCCATTTCCCGCGCTTCTCGATCGGCGAAAGCCTGCTGGCCCAGTCGCTGGAGTTCCTGGGCGACGCCGGTCTGCTGGAGGACATCGAGGCCCACGGCTTCCAGTTCAAGGACGGCGTCGTCTTTGAACGCGCGGGCGTGACCACCCCGATCTATTTCCCCGACAAGAGCGCACCAGGCCGGTCCACGACCTTCCAGGTCATGCGTTCGGAGTTCGACGACCTGCTGGCCAAGGGCGCGGTCAAACAGGGCGCGACGGCCAGCTTCGGTCAGGAAGTCATCGCCTTCGAGAGCGATGACGACGGCGCGGTGGTGACCGTGCGTGACGAAGCCGGCGAGACCCGCCGCATCGAGGCCCGCTTCGTGCTGGACGCCAGCGGCTTCGGGCGGACGCTGAGCAAGCTGTGCGATCTGGAAACCCCGTCGGACTTCCCCACCCGTCGCGCGGTCTTCGGTCAGGTGAAGGACAACATCACCGCCCCGCACTTCGACCGGAACAAGATCCTGGTCACCATCCACCCCGAGAACCCGGTCATCTGGTACTGGCTGATCCCGCTGGCCAACGGCATCTCGTCGGTCGGCGTGGTCGGACCACAGGACGACATCGAGGCCGCCGGCGCGACCGATCACGAACGCCTGTGGAACCTGATCGCCAAGGTTCCGCACAAGCAGGACATCCTGAAGGACGCCGAGGTCTATCGCCCCGCCGCGACCATCGTGGGCTATGCCTGCAATGTGAAGAGCCTGCACGGCCCGAGCTTCGCCCTGCTGGGCAATGCGGCCGAGTTCCTGGACCCGGTCTTCTCGTCGGGCGTGACCATCGCCTTCAAGTCCGCGACCCTCGCCGCCGGTCTGGTGGACCGCCAACTCAAGGGCGAGACCATCGACTGGCAGGAGGAGTTCTCCAGGGAGCTCTACGTCGGCATCGACACCTTCCGGGAGTGCGTGGACGCCTGGTACACGGGCGCCCTGCAGACGATCATCTTCAATCGGCCGAAGGAGATGAACGACATCACCCGCCAGCTGACCTCGGTGCTGGCCGGCTATGCCTGGGATCGCAGCAACATCTTCGTCAAGTCGCCCAAGCGGACGATGCGGACCGTGGAGCAGTGGTGCCTCGCCTGA